The Scophthalmus maximus strain ysfricsl-2021 chromosome 7, ASM2237912v1, whole genome shotgun sequence genome includes a window with the following:
- the blm gene encoding Bloom syndrome protein homolog isoform X1 — MSALPQNNLQEQLARHSSSAPSRLSLAKPKPGAFSFKKKSSSGTTKVEVQTKVNCSNALANIDVNVSKKNSLVTKSLLGFSNKLERPQKINNFFPVTSKGKSDSVSSAGTCAPSAHARSAVSTAPAKHESQSTCGNGTATSLDASLGFPMDEWDDFDDFETPVKAKNDSFSSETLGNSTKPVSPPVGEKNGFTGKLNLDASVMTPDLSKKNGLCMETDELEHGVNKAAVSPAELFLDDSPVKPRQRPHAHLKSVMSDSDDDNDVVFEPFGEKTDDKKKTIDPTVIELDEYSEPEDDKDYIPPSPPPDVISYTASVVETRSKMTDAKSRGSQVHAKGPITAPREPLVQHSKDKINEELFSIMDSICSLVDSIPEYELIGLCCGSELLLKRAQRKRILATGGDALFRMQQPDSTVISEPSLKYNSSVGCDMSSVLSSSSSVPVDPKKPPHIRRSSVIPMNYDSHPSDSIIDAEPLHSKDSRTLHVEYESVCDSPSPHNLTESSFNFSKKPSTNLDGSDLFFSPKKQEAISRNKTTAAATEDTGPDDFDIDDFDIDDFNDSDIPDYFDEPSTLSLSGQNSSTVSTTVREGGPSKSLWEKKPTTPASAPKPPKICSPEPTFRNPAHDRFRGFNFPHSQEMMKIFHKRFGLHQFRFNQLEAINATLQGEDSFILMPTGGGKSLCYQLPACLSSGVTVVISPLKSLIVDQVQKLTTLDIPATSLSGDKSDSEAGRIYMQLSRKDPIVKLLYVTPEKVSASHKLISALHNLYERGLLARFVIDEAHCVSQWGHDFRPDYKRLHELRQKFPNVRMMALTATATPRVQKDILNQLNMTQPQVFTMSFNRTNLKYSVLSKKPKKVDEDCITWIKKHYPRDSGIVYCLSRNDCDTMAESLQRAGILARSYHAGLSDGDREYAQTKWINQDGCQVICATIAFGMGIDKPDVRYVIHASLPKSVEGYYQESGRAGRDGEISHCILFYSYADVQRIKRIIGLDKEGDKHTKATHFNNLHSMVHFCENMMDCRRIQLLAYFGELNFSKSFCKDHADVSCDNCAKPNQYKMRNVTEDVTKIVRFVQENCEKVGARFGKTAQQNRLTLNMLVDIFLGSKSAKMQTGMFGMGKAYSRHNADRLFKKLVLDNVLVEDLHITYNGQAVSYTSAGPKAMNVLSGHMQVEFYETESASSIRKHKAAVAKNVSQRDEMVQQCLKELTDLCKQLGKAFGIHYYNIFSTATLKKIAEKLSSDPEVLLQIDGVTEDKLEKYGAEVIQVLQKYSEWQLPAGEQADGGGEQWIDTTRGRANIDYDDDDDTESSTYFRNQGAQGRKRKKAPFFQYSKRKAYGNASSNSRGQGYNSNKSWSSSASRGGSRAAGRGSRSTAGDASAGRRPGFLAAPTPQTKQRPFLKPTFSHLS, encoded by the exons ATGTCCGCTCTCCCGCAGAATaacctgcaggagcagctggCGAGGCACAGCAGCAGCGCTCCGAGCAGGCTGTCTCTGGCCAAACCCAAACCGGG GGCCTTTTCTTTCAAGAAGAAGTCCTCGTCGGGTACGACAAAGGTGGAAGTCCAAACAAAGGTAAACTGCTCAAATGCTTTGGCAAACATAGATGTTAATGTCTCTAAGAAGAACAGTTTGGTGACTAAATCTCTTTTGGGATTTTCGAACAAGCTTGAGAGACCGCAAAAAATCAACAACTTCTTCCCTGTAACTTCAAAAGGCAAGTCGGACTCTGTCAGCTCAGCAGGTACCTGTGCTCCCTCAGCCCACGCTCGTTCAGCAGTGTCTACCGCTCCAGCTAAACATGAGAGCCAGTCCACTTGTGGAAATGGCACCGCCACGAGTCTGGATGCATCTCTTGGATTCCCGATGGACGAGTGGGATGATTTTGATGACTTTGAAACTCCCGTCAAAGCAAAAAATGACTCCTTCAGTTCAGAAACATTGGGGAACAGTACCAAGCCGGTCTCCCCCCCTGtcggagaaaaaaatggattcacgGGGAAACTAAACCTTGACGCCTCTGTGATGACGCCAGACTTGAGCAAGAAGAATGGTCTTTGTATGGAAACTGATGAGCTGGAACACGGTGTCAACAAGGCCGCAGTTTCACCAGCAGAGCTTTTCCTGGATGATTCCCCCGTTAAGCCTAGACAACGTCCTCACGCTCACCTGAAGTCTGTCATGAGCGACAGTGACGATGACAACGATGTTGTGTTTGAGCCTTTTGGAGAAAAGACAG atgataagaaaaaaacaattgaccCCACAGTAATAGAGCTCGATGAATACTCGGAGCCTGAGGATGACAAGGACTACATTCCCCCTTCACCACCTCCAGATGTGATCTCTTATACGGCTTCTGTAGTGGAGAcgag ATCTAAAATGACTGACGCTAAAAGCAGGGGCAGCCAAGTACACGCCAAGGGACCCATCACTGCTCCGCGTGAACCTTTGGTTCAACactcaaaagacaaaataa ACGAGGAGCTTTTCAGTATCATGGATTCCATCTGCTCTCTGGTTGATTCCATCCCTGAATATGAACTAATAGGTCTGTGTTGTGGAAGTGAGCTTTTACTGAAAAGGGCTCAAAg GAAGAGGATTCTTGCGACTGGTGGCGATGCTCTGTTCAGGATGCAGCAGCCAGACAGCACTGTGATTTCTGAACCCAGCTTAAAATACAATTCCTCCGTTGGCTGTGACATGTCCAGTGTCTTGTCTTCTAGCAGCTCCGTCCCCGTGGACCCAAAAAAACCTCCTCACATCAGGAGGTCATCAGTAATCCCTATGAACTATGACTCTCATCCCTCTGACAGTATTATTGACGCGGAGCCCTTGCACAGTAAAGACAGCAGGACATTACACGTGGAGTATGAGAGTGTATGTGACTCTCCATCACCTCACAACCTCACGGAATCATCTTTTAATTTCTCAAAGAAGCCGAGCACGAACCTGGATGGCTCAGATCTCTTCTTCTCACCCAAGAAGCAAGAGGCGATTTCGCGGAACAAAACAACCGCCGCAGCGACAGAAGACACAGGACCGGACGACTTTGACATAGACGACTTTGACATAGACGACTTTAATGACTCGGACATCCCCGATTACTTTGATGAACCCTCgactttgtctctgtctggaCAAAACTCAAGCACTGTGTCCACAAcggtgagagagggggggccgAGCAAGTCTCTGTGGGAGAAGAAACCAACAACACCTGCGTCTGCGCCCAAGCCTCCAAAGATCTGCTCCCCTG AGCCCACCTTCAGAAACCCAGCCCACGATCGATTCCGAGGGTTCAACTTCCCCCACTCCCAGGAGATGATGAAGATCTTCCACAAGCGTTTTGGTCTGCATCAGTTCAGGTTCAATCAACTGGAAGCCATTAATGCGACGCTTCAGGGAGAAGACTCGTTCATCTTGATGCCCACAG GTGGCGGTAAGAGTTTGTGTTACCAGCTGCCGGCCTGCTTGTCATCAGGAGTCACCGTCGTTATCTCGCCACTGAAATCGCTCATTGTCGACCAGGTGCAGAAACTCACTACGCTGGAT ATTCCAGCAACAAGTTTGTCTGGTGATAAAAGTGACAGTGAAGCGGGGAGGATTTACATGCAGCTCTCCAGGAAAGACCCCATCGTTAAACTTCTCTACGTCACACCGGAAAAG GTGAGTGCCAGTCACAAGCTGATCTCCGCCCTGCACAACCTGTACGAGCGAGGCCTACTAGCCCGGTTCGTCATAGACGAGGCACACTGCGTCAGTCAG TGGGGCCACGATTTCCGTCCGGACTACAAGCGGTTGCACGAACTGCGGCAGAAGTTCCCTAATGTGCGGATGATGGCTCTGACGGCCACTGCCACGCCTCGTGTCCAGAAAGATATCCTCAACCAGCTGAACATGACTCAGCCGCAGGT GTTCACCATGAGTTTCAACCGGACCAACCTGAAGTATTCTGTGCTGTCCAAGAAACCCAAGAAGGTGGATGAGGACTGTATCACCTGGATCAAGAAGCACTACCCAC GTGACTCCGGCATTGTGTACTGCCTGTCCCGTAACGACTGCGACACCATGGCCGAGAGCCTCCAGAGAGCAGGGATATTAGCACGGTCGTATCACGCCGGCCTGAGCGACGGCGACAGAGAGTATGCGCAGACGAAGTGGATCAATCAGGACGGCTGCCAG GTCATCTGTGCCACCATAGCTTTTGGCATGGGCATCGACAAGCCTGACGTGCGCTACGTGATCCACGCCAGTCTGCCCAAATCGGTGGAGGGTTACTACCAGGAGTCGGGACGAGCcggcagagacggagagatcTCTCATTGCATACTGTTCTACTCCTACGCCGACGTGCAACGCATCAAGAGGATCATCGGCT tgGACAAAGAAGGTGACAAACACACCAAGGCGACTCATTTCAACAACCTCCACAGCATGGTGCACTTCTGCGAGAACATGATGGATTGTAGAAGAATTCAGCTGCTCGCCTACTTCGGAGAGCTCAACTTCAGCAAGAGCTTCTGTAAAGACCACGCCGACGTGAGCTGCGACAACTGTGCGAAACCCAAC CAATACAAGATGAGAAATGTTACCGAAGACGTGACGAAGATCGTGAGGTTTGTCCAGGAGAACTGCGAGAAAGTCGGAGCGAGGTTCGGCAAGACTGCTCAACAAAACCGGCTGACGCTCAACATGCTCGTGGATATCTTCCTAG GGTCTAAATCTGCGAAGATGCAAACTGGAATGTTTGGGATGGGAAAAGCCTACTCCAGACATAACGCCGACCGACTCTTCAAGAAACTGGTCCTGGACAACGTTCTAGTCGAGGACCTGCACATCACGTACAACGGCCAAGCGGTATCTTATACCTCTGCCGGACCAAAGGCCATGAACGTGCTGTCCGGACACATGCAG GTGGAGTTCTATGAGACGGAAAGCGCGTCGAGCATCAGGAAGCACAAAGCCGCCGTTGCCAAGAACGTCTCGCAGAGAGACGAGATGGTTCAACAGTGTCTGAAGGAGCTGACCGACCTGTGCAAGCAGCTCGGCAAAGCGTTTGGCATTCACTACTACAACATCTTCTCCACCGCTACCTTGAAAAAGATCGCTG AGAAGCTGTCCTCTGACCCTGAAGTCCTCCTTCAGATCGACGGTGTGACGGAGGACAAACTGGAGAAATATGGAGCTGAGGTCATTCAAGTCCTACAGAAATACTCCGAGTGGCAGCTGCCTG CAGGAGAGCAGGCCGACGGTGGTGGGGAACAGTGGATAGACACGACTCGAGGGCGTGCAAACATAGATtacgatgacgatgatgacacAGAGTCCTCCACTTACTTTCGTAATCAGGGCGCACAGGGACGGAAGAGGAAGAAAGCTCCGTTCTTCCAGTATTCCAAGAGGAAAGCATACGGCAATGCAAGCTCTAACTCCAGGGG TCAAGGCTACAACAGCAATAAGTCCTGGTCGTCGTCGGCCTCCAGAGGGGGATCGAGAGCTGCCGGTCGGGGGTCCAGGAGCACCGCAGGAGACGCGTCAGCGGGCAGGAGACCGGGCTTCCTGGCGGCCCCCACCCCTCAAACCAAACAGCGGCCCTTCTTAAAACCAACCTTTTCCCACTTGAGCTGA
- the blm gene encoding Bloom syndrome protein homolog isoform X4: MDEWDDFDDFETPVKAKNDSFSSETLGNSTKPVSPPVGEKNGFTGKLNLDASVMTPDLSKKNGLCMETDELEHGVNKAAVSPAELFLDDSPVKPRQRPHAHLKSVMSDSDDDNDVVFEPFGEKTDDKKKTIDPTVIELDEYSEPEDDKDYIPPSPPPDVISYTASVVETRSKMTDAKSRGSQVHAKGPITAPREPLVQHSKDKINEELFSIMDSICSLVDSIPEYELIGLCCGSELLLKRAQRKRILATGGDALFRMQQPDSTVISEPSLKYNSSVGCDMSSVLSSSSSVPVDPKKPPHIRRSSVIPMNYDSHPSDSIIDAEPLHSKDSRTLHVEYESVCDSPSPHNLTESSFNFSKKPSTNLDGSDLFFSPKKQEAISRNKTTAAATEDTGPDDFDIDDFDIDDFNDSDIPDYFDEPSTLSLSGQNSSTVSTTVREGGPSKSLWEKKPTTPASAPKPPKICSPEPTFRNPAHDRFRGFNFPHSQEMMKIFHKRFGLHQFRFNQLEAINATLQGEDSFILMPTGGGKSLCYQLPACLSSGVTVVISPLKSLIVDQVQKLTTLDIPATSLSGDKSDSEAGRIYMQLSRKDPIVKLLYVTPEKVSASHKLISALHNLYERGLLARFVIDEAHCVSQWGHDFRPDYKRLHELRQKFPNVRMMALTATATPRVQKDILNQLNMTQPQVFTMSFNRTNLKYSVLSKKPKKVDEDCITWIKKHYPRDSGIVYCLSRNDCDTMAESLQRAGILARSYHAGLSDGDREYAQTKWINQDGCQVICATIAFGMGIDKPDVRYVIHASLPKSVEGYYQESGRAGRDGEISHCILFYSYADVQRIKRIIGLDKEGDKHTKATHFNNLHSMVHFCENMMDCRRIQLLAYFGELNFSKSFCKDHADVSCDNCAKPNQYKMRNVTEDVTKIVRFVQENCEKVGARFGKTAQQNRLTLNMLVDIFLGSKSAKMQTGMFGMGKAYSRHNADRLFKKLVLDNVLVEDLHITYNGQAVSYTSAGPKAMNVLSGHMQVEFYETESASSIRKHKAAVAKNVSQRDEMVQQCLKELTDLCKQLGKAFGIHYYNIFSTATLKKIAEKLSSDPEVLLQIDGVTEDKLEKYGAEVIQVLQKYSEWQLPAGEQADGGGEQWIDTTRGRANIDYDDDDDTESSTYFRNQGAQGRKRKKAPFFQYSKRKAYGNASSNSRGQGYNSNKSWSSSASRGGSRAAGRGSRSTAGDASAGRRPGFLAAPTPQTKQRPFLKPTFSHLS; the protein is encoded by the exons ATGGACGAGTGGGATGATTTTGATGACTTTGAAACTCCCGTCAAAGCAAAAAATGACTCCTTCAGTTCAGAAACATTGGGGAACAGTACCAAGCCGGTCTCCCCCCCTGtcggagaaaaaaatggattcacgGGGAAACTAAACCTTGACGCCTCTGTGATGACGCCAGACTTGAGCAAGAAGAATGGTCTTTGTATGGAAACTGATGAGCTGGAACACGGTGTCAACAAGGCCGCAGTTTCACCAGCAGAGCTTTTCCTGGATGATTCCCCCGTTAAGCCTAGACAACGTCCTCACGCTCACCTGAAGTCTGTCATGAGCGACAGTGACGATGACAACGATGTTGTGTTTGAGCCTTTTGGAGAAAAGACAG atgataagaaaaaaacaattgaccCCACAGTAATAGAGCTCGATGAATACTCGGAGCCTGAGGATGACAAGGACTACATTCCCCCTTCACCACCTCCAGATGTGATCTCTTATACGGCTTCTGTAGTGGAGAcgag ATCTAAAATGACTGACGCTAAAAGCAGGGGCAGCCAAGTACACGCCAAGGGACCCATCACTGCTCCGCGTGAACCTTTGGTTCAACactcaaaagacaaaataa ACGAGGAGCTTTTCAGTATCATGGATTCCATCTGCTCTCTGGTTGATTCCATCCCTGAATATGAACTAATAGGTCTGTGTTGTGGAAGTGAGCTTTTACTGAAAAGGGCTCAAAg GAAGAGGATTCTTGCGACTGGTGGCGATGCTCTGTTCAGGATGCAGCAGCCAGACAGCACTGTGATTTCTGAACCCAGCTTAAAATACAATTCCTCCGTTGGCTGTGACATGTCCAGTGTCTTGTCTTCTAGCAGCTCCGTCCCCGTGGACCCAAAAAAACCTCCTCACATCAGGAGGTCATCAGTAATCCCTATGAACTATGACTCTCATCCCTCTGACAGTATTATTGACGCGGAGCCCTTGCACAGTAAAGACAGCAGGACATTACACGTGGAGTATGAGAGTGTATGTGACTCTCCATCACCTCACAACCTCACGGAATCATCTTTTAATTTCTCAAAGAAGCCGAGCACGAACCTGGATGGCTCAGATCTCTTCTTCTCACCCAAGAAGCAAGAGGCGATTTCGCGGAACAAAACAACCGCCGCAGCGACAGAAGACACAGGACCGGACGACTTTGACATAGACGACTTTGACATAGACGACTTTAATGACTCGGACATCCCCGATTACTTTGATGAACCCTCgactttgtctctgtctggaCAAAACTCAAGCACTGTGTCCACAAcggtgagagagggggggccgAGCAAGTCTCTGTGGGAGAAGAAACCAACAACACCTGCGTCTGCGCCCAAGCCTCCAAAGATCTGCTCCCCTG AGCCCACCTTCAGAAACCCAGCCCACGATCGATTCCGAGGGTTCAACTTCCCCCACTCCCAGGAGATGATGAAGATCTTCCACAAGCGTTTTGGTCTGCATCAGTTCAGGTTCAATCAACTGGAAGCCATTAATGCGACGCTTCAGGGAGAAGACTCGTTCATCTTGATGCCCACAG GTGGCGGTAAGAGTTTGTGTTACCAGCTGCCGGCCTGCTTGTCATCAGGAGTCACCGTCGTTATCTCGCCACTGAAATCGCTCATTGTCGACCAGGTGCAGAAACTCACTACGCTGGAT ATTCCAGCAACAAGTTTGTCTGGTGATAAAAGTGACAGTGAAGCGGGGAGGATTTACATGCAGCTCTCCAGGAAAGACCCCATCGTTAAACTTCTCTACGTCACACCGGAAAAG GTGAGTGCCAGTCACAAGCTGATCTCCGCCCTGCACAACCTGTACGAGCGAGGCCTACTAGCCCGGTTCGTCATAGACGAGGCACACTGCGTCAGTCAG TGGGGCCACGATTTCCGTCCGGACTACAAGCGGTTGCACGAACTGCGGCAGAAGTTCCCTAATGTGCGGATGATGGCTCTGACGGCCACTGCCACGCCTCGTGTCCAGAAAGATATCCTCAACCAGCTGAACATGACTCAGCCGCAGGT GTTCACCATGAGTTTCAACCGGACCAACCTGAAGTATTCTGTGCTGTCCAAGAAACCCAAGAAGGTGGATGAGGACTGTATCACCTGGATCAAGAAGCACTACCCAC GTGACTCCGGCATTGTGTACTGCCTGTCCCGTAACGACTGCGACACCATGGCCGAGAGCCTCCAGAGAGCAGGGATATTAGCACGGTCGTATCACGCCGGCCTGAGCGACGGCGACAGAGAGTATGCGCAGACGAAGTGGATCAATCAGGACGGCTGCCAG GTCATCTGTGCCACCATAGCTTTTGGCATGGGCATCGACAAGCCTGACGTGCGCTACGTGATCCACGCCAGTCTGCCCAAATCGGTGGAGGGTTACTACCAGGAGTCGGGACGAGCcggcagagacggagagatcTCTCATTGCATACTGTTCTACTCCTACGCCGACGTGCAACGCATCAAGAGGATCATCGGCT tgGACAAAGAAGGTGACAAACACACCAAGGCGACTCATTTCAACAACCTCCACAGCATGGTGCACTTCTGCGAGAACATGATGGATTGTAGAAGAATTCAGCTGCTCGCCTACTTCGGAGAGCTCAACTTCAGCAAGAGCTTCTGTAAAGACCACGCCGACGTGAGCTGCGACAACTGTGCGAAACCCAAC CAATACAAGATGAGAAATGTTACCGAAGACGTGACGAAGATCGTGAGGTTTGTCCAGGAGAACTGCGAGAAAGTCGGAGCGAGGTTCGGCAAGACTGCTCAACAAAACCGGCTGACGCTCAACATGCTCGTGGATATCTTCCTAG GGTCTAAATCTGCGAAGATGCAAACTGGAATGTTTGGGATGGGAAAAGCCTACTCCAGACATAACGCCGACCGACTCTTCAAGAAACTGGTCCTGGACAACGTTCTAGTCGAGGACCTGCACATCACGTACAACGGCCAAGCGGTATCTTATACCTCTGCCGGACCAAAGGCCATGAACGTGCTGTCCGGACACATGCAG GTGGAGTTCTATGAGACGGAAAGCGCGTCGAGCATCAGGAAGCACAAAGCCGCCGTTGCCAAGAACGTCTCGCAGAGAGACGAGATGGTTCAACAGTGTCTGAAGGAGCTGACCGACCTGTGCAAGCAGCTCGGCAAAGCGTTTGGCATTCACTACTACAACATCTTCTCCACCGCTACCTTGAAAAAGATCGCTG AGAAGCTGTCCTCTGACCCTGAAGTCCTCCTTCAGATCGACGGTGTGACGGAGGACAAACTGGAGAAATATGGAGCTGAGGTCATTCAAGTCCTACAGAAATACTCCGAGTGGCAGCTGCCTG CAGGAGAGCAGGCCGACGGTGGTGGGGAACAGTGGATAGACACGACTCGAGGGCGTGCAAACATAGATtacgatgacgatgatgacacAGAGTCCTCCACTTACTTTCGTAATCAGGGCGCACAGGGACGGAAGAGGAAGAAAGCTCCGTTCTTCCAGTATTCCAAGAGGAAAGCATACGGCAATGCAAGCTCTAACTCCAGGGG TCAAGGCTACAACAGCAATAAGTCCTGGTCGTCGTCGGCCTCCAGAGGGGGATCGAGAGCTGCCGGTCGGGGGTCCAGGAGCACCGCAGGAGACGCGTCAGCGGGCAGGAGACCGGGCTTCCTGGCGGCCCCCACCCCTCAAACCAAACAGCGGCCCTTCTTAAAACCAACCTTTTCCCACTTGAGCTGA